From Oryzias melastigma strain HK-1 linkage group LG15, ASM292280v2, whole genome shotgun sequence, one genomic window encodes:
- the LOC118599717 gene encoding ras guanyl-releasing protein 3-like isoform X1 — translation MTELVSSSNNYSCYRKAFNECRGFKIPILGVHLKDLIAVHVVFPDWVGDSNKINLVKMHQLYMTFNELVSLQGAVAHVEPNMDLIYLLTLSLDLYYTEDEIYELSLLREPRNPKSQPTSPTTPNKPLVPLYWASGVTTKPDPSVVNKHIRKVVDVRNASSLLFKSKADVSFLGNNFFCSSFHSPCSGTTTTTTMVTSLRKTLKTLLQTSHFWTPSVFWTKISECKSLFLFQTASCVRPP, via the exons ATGACTGAGCTGGTCTCCTCCAGCAACAACTACTCGTGCTACAGGAAGGCCTTCAACGAATGCCGAGGCTTCAAAATCCCCATTCTGGGCGTGCACCTGAAGGACCTGATTGCGGTGCATGTGGTCTTTCCTGACTGGGTGGGCGACAGCAACAAGATCAACCTCGTGAAGATGCATCAGCTTTACATGACCTTCAATGAGCTGGTGTCGCTCCAGGGCGCCGTGGCCCACGTGGAACCCAACATGGACCTCATCTACCTGCTGACG ctTTCTTTAGATCTTTATTACACAGAAGATGAGATTTATGAGCTATCCCTGCTTCGGGAACCACGCAACCCTAAATCCCAG CCTACCTCCCCAACGACCCCCAACAAGCCGTTGGTCCCCCTGTACTGGGCTTCTGGTGTCACCACCAAACCAGACCCCTCTGTGGTCAACAAGCACATCCGGAAGGTCGTGGATGTAAGAAACGCTTCAAGTTTACTTTTCAAATCTAAGGCAGACGTTTCATTTTTGGGTAACAATTTcttttgttcctcttttcaCAGTCCGTGTTCAGGAACTACGACCACGACCACGATGGTTACATCTCTCAGGAAGACTTTGAAAACATTGCTGCAAACTTCCCATTTCTGGACTCCTTCTGTGTTTTGGACAAAGATCAGTGAGTGCAAGTCCCTCTTTCTCTTTCAAACAGCTTCATGTGTTCGGCCGCCCTGA
- the LOC118599717 gene encoding ras guanyl-releasing protein 3-like isoform X2: protein MTELVSSSNNYSCYRKAFNECRGFKIPILGVHLKDLIAVHVVFPDWVGDSNKINLVKMHQLYMTFNELVSLQGAVAHVEPNMDLIYLLTLSLDLYYTEDEIYELSLLREPRNPKSQPTSPTTPNKPLVPLYWASGVTTKPDPSVVNKHIRKVVDSVFRNYDHDHDGYISQEDFENIAANFPFLDSFCVLDKDQ from the exons ATGACTGAGCTGGTCTCCTCCAGCAACAACTACTCGTGCTACAGGAAGGCCTTCAACGAATGCCGAGGCTTCAAAATCCCCATTCTGGGCGTGCACCTGAAGGACCTGATTGCGGTGCATGTGGTCTTTCCTGACTGGGTGGGCGACAGCAACAAGATCAACCTCGTGAAGATGCATCAGCTTTACATGACCTTCAATGAGCTGGTGTCGCTCCAGGGCGCCGTGGCCCACGTGGAACCCAACATGGACCTCATCTACCTGCTGACG ctTTCTTTAGATCTTTATTACACAGAAGATGAGATTTATGAGCTATCCCTGCTTCGGGAACCACGCAACCCTAAATCCCAG CCTACCTCCCCAACGACCCCCAACAAGCCGTTGGTCCCCCTGTACTGGGCTTCTGGTGTCACCACCAAACCAGACCCCTCTGTGGTCAACAAGCACATCCGGAAGGTCGTGGAT TCCGTGTTCAGGAACTACGACCACGACCACGATGGTTACATCTCTCAGGAAGACTTTGAAAACATTGCTGCAAACTTCCCATTTCTGGACTCCTTCTGTGTTTTGGACAAAGATCAGTGA